A region of the bacterium genome:
TGGGAGTATCGGGGCGGATGCCGACGATGGCGCTGGCTCTGCTGCTGGCTTTCGGAATCAGTCCTGCGCGGAGGCGATTGCAGGCCGAGGTGGAGCGGCGGTTCTATCCGGAGCGCCGCAAGTTGCGCGACAAGCTCGAACAGGCGCTGGAAGGGTCCTCATCACTGGGAAGCCGCAAAGCTTTTCTCGAGAAGTTTTCCGAGCAGGTGCGCGAAAGTCTGCATGTGGAAGCGGTGCAGCCCGTTCTTGCCGGGGAGAACGGCGGAGGATTCCTGTGCGGGAATGCGCGCCCGACACCGTTCACCCATCAGAGCGATTTCCTGACCAGAATTGTCCGCGAGCGGCGTCCGGTCTTTGTGGATGAAGTGGTTGCCAGCGGAAAGACTCAGGTGCTTGAAGAAGAACTTGAGTGGCTCTCCGGAAACAAAGTCGCGGTCGTGCTGCCGCTGATGACTCAGCAGCGGTTGGCGGGATTTCTCGCTCTCGGGTATAAGACCGATCGGGAAGACTACGCGCCTGAGGAAATCAGTATTCTGACCAATCTCGCGCCACAAGTCGCGCTGGCCAGCGAGAATCTGCGCCTGCTTGAGGAGAATGTCGAGAAGCGCAGGCTTGAAGAACAGATGCAGATGGCGCGGCGCATTCAGGAAGGATTTCTGCCTCAAGTCCTGCCCGACACAATCGGTTTGGAGATTGCGACGCACAATCGTTTCTCGTTGGATGTTGCCGGAGACTATTTCGATGTAATGTCGCTGCCGGACGGACAGACACTGGTGGCCATCGCGGATGTTTCAGGCAAGGGTGCGGGAGCCGCGCTGCTGATGGCGAACCTGCAGGCTTCGCTGCGCACGACAGTCGAGGTCGGCATCCCGTTGACGAAGTCTATTGCACAGGTAAACAATCTAATCTTCCGCAACACGCCGCCCGAACAGTATATCACGTTCGTGGCGGTGCGCTTCGATCCTCGCGAAAATGAACTCTGCTTCGTGAATGCGGGTCACAATCCCCCGCTGCTGGTGCGAGCGGACGGCAAGGTAGAGGAACTTCCTCCGACCGGATTGATACTTGGAGCGATTCCCGACGTCCAATATGAAAAGATGCACGTCGCATTTAATCCGGGTGATCTACTCGTGCTCTATACGGACGGCGTGAGCGAGGCCATGAACGATGCGGAGGAGGAGTATGGCGACCGGCGCATTCGCGAGCTTGCGGCGAAGCTGCGCCATGAGACGGTTGCGCGCATCATCGATGAAATTGAGCAGGATGTCGAACGCTTCTGCGGGCGCGTGCCGATGGAAGACGACTCCACGATGGTAGTGGTCAAACGAATATAGCACGCAGCCTCTTTCACAATGCAAGAGGGAGCCGCGAGGCTCCCTCTTCTTTTGTACGTAATCCGCCGAGAAACATCCTGCGGCGATAGTTACAAAGCGGTTATATCTGGTAAAACTCCACGCGGCGAGTTTTGAAAGTGTCGTTGTAGGGGTTGATGGTTTTGTTATCCGCAAGCTTCGGGTCGATTTCAACGGTCAACACATCTGTGGCAGTGACCTCGGCGGACGCGAGCAGTTCACCCTGTGTTCCGACAATTACGCTGCGACCGGTGAACCGCACCGAACGGCCGTCACGCTCCTCTGTACCGATCCGATTAGCCGTCGCGGCAAACACGTTATTCTCAAAGCAGCGCGTCACCATGGCGGCCTGACCGTTCGGCAGGACCAGATTGGACGGATGCGCGACAATCTGCGCCCCGCGCAACGCCAACGTGCGCATCACTTCCGGGAAGCGCCAGTCAAAGCAGATCATCACGCCCACGCGCGCAACGCCGATATCAAACACGGTAAACGGCAGGTCGCCGGGGTCAAAGCGTGTGACTTCCTTGTCGTACAAGTGAACCTTCCGGTAACGTCCCACTTCGCCGTTCGGTCCCATGAAGACAGAACTGTTATAGACTTTATCTCCTTCCCGTTCAATCAGCCCCATAACCATGTGGCAGTTGCGTTCGCGGCAAAGCCGCTGCAGCCACTTCGCACTGGGACCGTTGGGAAGTTCTTCAGCCAATTCAAGACTTTCGCTCCGTCCCCGTGCTTCATAGCCGGTGAGAGCGAGTTCCGGCAGCACCCACAGGTCTGCCTTGCGATCTCCGAGTAATCTCTCAACTTGTTTTTGATTACCTTCGATGTCCCCGAATACGGGGTCAGTTTGCACGATGCCGAGAATCATAGGTGTTCGTCAATGTACAGTGATTAGCCTCGAACGGTCTTCGCCGCCTCGGCAATGTATAGGGGTAATTGTTGCGGGGCTGTGACGGTCCATGACCGGCGTCCAGCCTCAGTTAAAGTTGCGTTGTCAGGATTGGTTTCGCCTGCAGGCAATTTAGGGGCGCGCAGAATCAGCAACTCGCCGGCCTTGAGCGTCACGGTCTGGCTCTTACCTCCGGTGTAGGGCGGCGACTTACGCAGCCAGGCGCTGGCACGGATTTCATACTCGCCCGGCGGAATGTTCAGCAGAGTGATTGTGCTCGATGATGCGAGCGGAATTCGAGGCAGACGGTCCGTATCCTGCGCTCCTTTCAGTTTGACGAGCGACAACCATTCGCCTTCCCCTTCCGGCTTCGGGAAGACCACCAAACAAGCCGACTGACCGGCGCGCAGCACGGAACCTTTTGCATCCACCGACGTCGGGGTCTCGGTTGCCGGTGTTTCAGTCTTGGGGGCTTCAGTCGTCGCCTGCGGTTCAGTTTTCTTGGAACCGCAACCCGCCAGCAACAGCGCCGTCATGCCCGTTAAGAGAAAAGCGATAGATGTGAGTCGTCTCATCAGAGTTCCGAAGGGTTTGTTGTGAAGCGTTTCCAGTCTTCGATGGTGTCAATGTCGGTGAGCACAGGCAGAAGTTTGTGTTGAACCCCTGCCTGCTTGAGCCGCGCCAGCGTCTCAGGCAGCAGCCGCTCAGTGCTCCACGGCAGTTCCGCAAAAAGTTCGGGAACAATCTGCGTCATCCCGAGCAGATAATACCCGCCATCCGCCGCCGGACCGAGCACAATAGGATACTCTTCCAAGATACGAAATGCCTGCGAAAGATGCTCAGGTGTCAAAGCGGGGCAATCGGAGCCGACCAACACAACACGCCGCGCTCCACTCTGAAACGCCCGAATAGCCGCCACGCACATTCGCTGGCCGAGGTCCCCTTCTGACTGCTGTGAAAAGAACGGTCGGGTTCCGAAATAGTTTTGCGCTTCTACGAAATCGAACGGCTCCGCAAAGGAGACTTCGACATCAATCTGCTCGGGCAGGTTGTCCAGCAGTTTGCGGCAGCAGGCCACCAGTTTCAAATAGATTTCCAGCGCGCGCTCCGGACCGTCAGTGGACGCGATGCGCGTTTTGACCTTACCCGCTTCCGGCATCCTCGCCAGACAAACCAGTGTATCCGTGCTGAGTTCCCCGCGACCGCGAGGAGACGCATGGCGGGAGTTTGTGCCGCTCATCATTGCGCGACCGCTCCACCGCACGACGAACCCGCACCCGCCGTGCAACCGTAGCAATGGTTGCGGGTGACGATTTCGCGCCGATGCAACTCCCTGCTCCACTGGGAAATGTGCTTCGGCATGCCGTGATTGACCGTCAATCCGAGCATCTGATTGAAGTCGCAGTCGTAGAGAAATCCCTGCCAGTCCACGGAAATTTGCGTCCGGCACATGACCTTGCGCGCCGCGGCGGGATTAAACGCCCAGACGAGTTCGGTCATATATGAATCATAATCACCTGACGTCAGCAGAAAATCGAGAAAACGTCCGATCGGCATATTCGTAATGCAATATAGGTGGTTGAACACCACGCCGTGCTCGTTCCAGAGAATCCACCTGTATTTCTCCTCAAGCTTGCGCTGATCCGGCGGAAGCGAGGCTCCGCCGGAATTGTATACCAACTGCAGCTCAAGTTCCTTCTGTTTCCCGTAGCCCACCGCATTCAGCAGACGAAGAGCTTCGATGGACTTCTCGAATACGCCTGCGCCGCGCTGCGCATCGGTTTTCTCGGCAGTATAGCAGGGCAGCGATGCGATGATTTCGACTTCATGTTTCGCCAGAAACTCTGCCAAATCCTCCTGCCGTCGCGACAGCAGGACCGTCAAGTTGCAGCGGTCAATTACGTGCAAACCGCGCGTCCGGCACTCCTGCACAAACCAACGGAAATCGGGATTCAGTTCGGGCGCACCTCCGGTGATATCCACAATCTTGATCTCTGTGTCGTCCAGCACACGCAGACACTGCAGAAAAATCTCGCGCGGCATAATCTCTTTTCGGTCCGGTCCTGCGTCCACATGGCAATGTCCGCACGTCTGATTGCAAAGTCTGCCGACGTTGATTTGCAGCGTCTCAATCCCTTCCGCGCGAATCGAGGTCAGGTCGGATCCCGCGAGTTTGTGATCGAACCGCACCCACGAGACATCCTCCTCGAGAATACGCAGTTGCTGTTCAGGATCAGCCAGCGGGTGCTTGACGGCCAGCAGCGACTTCAGTGTCAACGGATCAATCTCCGGCGTGGTTGTTTCGTGAGTTCAGCGACCAGTCATAGTCCGTGTAACGAATCCGCGTGTCCTTCGTTACTTCAGGGTAATACATCTGAAACAGCGTGCGCACTCCGTCATCACCTCCGAAGTCATCGCGAAACCACTTGAAGATGGGAGAAATCCGCAGTTCACCGTTCTCGAACCGGTTCTCGTTCGGACGTTCGGTCAGAAAGTGCCGCTCCGCCTGCGCGAGCATACTGCTCATGCGGTGGTCGAGATACGCTTGCGATGGCAGCAGCGGACCGCCGCGCGCCGCGCCAACGATCGCGAAATGAATTCGCGGCTCCTTAAAATCCGCCCGCAGAATGTCGTGCTCGATCATCCCAAGCGATGCCTCGTGACCGAACAGTGTGACGAACTTCTTGTTCCACGGACTGGAAAAGAATCCACCGATGTCGCGGATCGAACCGAGCGGATAGTGATTGATGATCAGCTGCAAAGCTGCCGCGTTGTAAAGATTGATTAGAAACGCCAACTGCTCGCTCTTCGTAAATGCGCGGTATTGCTCGAAAGACACATCCGCAAACGAGGCTATGAAAGCATCCAGGCTGGCTCGATTGTCTTTGAGTGCCGCATAGTCCACTTCGCCCGCCTGCACATACCTGTCCAGAATAGCCTGATAGTCTGCGTAGGTATGATCAAACGCAAAGCCGTTGGCGCACACGGCCAGCAGCACAGCCAGCACGAACCTACTCATCAGCACTGTCACCCAGTTCCGGCTTTGGCCTGAACTTGGCCTGCATCTCCTCGGGAGACTTGCCGCGATAATACGACCAGAGCGTATGCACGTTTGTGGCTACGGCACGCCATGTCCCGAGCTTTTCGTAACGTCGTGCGGAAGTAACCAGAGTATCTTTCAAAAGTAGCGTCCGTCCGCGTCGCGCGAGCTTGCTTTGAAACGCGAAATCCTCCATGATGGGCCAGTCGGGAAATCCACCAAGTTCGAGAAAGACTGCCTTGCGCACAAAAAGACCCTGGTCACCCCAGGGCATATGAAACAGGCGGGACCGCAGATTCGCACCCATCGCAATCGTACGCAGCCCGAACGTCGAGCGGTCAAACTTAAGACGAAACGCACCCCCCAGAAGTTCCGTGCGGTTGTGCAATACTTCGAGTATCTGTGCTACCCCGTGCACAGGAGGCTTAGAGTCCGCGTGCAGGAACCATAGAATCTCGCCGTGCGCGAGTTGCGCACCGATATTCAACTGTCGACCCGACCCGGCTCTGTTTCCACCACCTGATCCGCCCACGGCCGCGCAAAGTCCGCCGTGCCGTCTGTGCTCCCTCCGTCCACCACGATAATCTCGGGCTTGGGGGTTTCCAAATTGAGGATTTCCAGCAAGCGCGGCAGGCGTTGCGCCTCGTTCAGCGTCGGGATGACAACGCTCAGTGAATCAGACCAAGGCTTGGCGTGCGGGATGGCTCTTGCGGGCGGCATATGTGTTCGCTATCTTATTTTATCTCGAAATATAGCAAACATTCTGGAAAGCTGACAGAGGGGCAGTAATGCGCAGTTACGCCAAACATCGCTGGGAAAAGTGGGCGATTCTTGTGGCGATGATTGCCGGATTACTCTATGTTTTCACGGCATTTCCGGTTGGCGATTGGTTGCAGGAACAGCTTGAGGCTATTCGCAGGATGGGCTGGCTGGGATATGTATGGTTCGTGACTCTCTACGTTCTGCTTACCGTCGTTTGGTTTCCCGCCTCCATCCTCACCCTCGGAGCGGGCGCAGTCTTTGGAATCTTCAAGGGAACGCTGCTTACCATCGCAGGAGCAACACTCGGAGCCGCAGCAAGCTTTCTGATTGGACGGTATCTTGTTCGTGAGACCGTTGTTCGCCGGATTGCAGGCAATGCTCGCTTTAAGGCGGTGGATGAAGCGGTTGGACGCGAAGGCTTCAAAATCGTCTTGTTGACCAGACTCTCACCCGTGTTTCCGTTTGTTCTGTTGAACTACCTCTACGCAATCACAAAGGTTCGTCTGGGGGATTATGTGATAGCGTCACTTATTGGCATGATTCCCGGCACCGTGCTCTACGTATACCTCGGGTCGTTGGCTGCCATGGCCGCCACCCGAACATTACCGGAAAGTAATGTCCGCCGAATCTTTACGATCGTCGGCTTGGGACTGACCATTTGGGTCACAGTTTACGTTACGCGTTTAGCGCGGCGTGCGCTGCGCGACGTGGAAGGAAAGCACGCATGAGTATCCCTGAAGATAAGTTGGTTTGGCCGGAAGATAGGCACAATCTCGAATTGCTTGCTCACGTTCATCCCGCGGAGTATCCGATTCCTCACCCTTCAGGCCGCTACAATCTCGTGGTGATTGGCGGCGGCACGGCGGGATTAGTCACCGCTGCGGGAGCCGCGGCACTCGGTGCCAAGGTCGCATTGATCGAACGGAACCTGCTCGGCGGCGACTGTCTGAATGTCGGCTGTGTCCCTTCCAAGGCGCTGCTGCGCGCCGCACGTGCGGCGGCAGAGGTGCGCGACGCTAAACGCTTCGGCATCAACGTGCCGTCTTACTCCGTAAACTTCGCAGATGTCATGGAACGCATGAGAAAGCTGCGCGCGCGCATCGCAGCCGTCGACAGTGTTCAGACTCTCAAAGAAAAAGGCGTGGACGTCTACTTCGGAGAAGCCCGCTTTCTGAATTCCAGCGCAATCGAAGTCGGCGGCCGCAAATTGAATTTTGCCCGCGCCGTGATTGCCTCTGGCGCTCGTGCCGCGATGCCGGACATAGAGGAAATTGAGTCGGTTGAACCGCTCACGAATGAAACGCTCTTCGGACTCACCGAATTGCCGCGCCGACTTGCTGTGATAGGGGCGGGGCCGGTAGGAATCGAGATGGCGCAAGCCTTCGCCCGCTTCGGCAGCGTCGTGACTGTCTACGACCTGAACGAACGCATTCTGCACCGCGAAGACCCCGATGCCGCGGAACGTGTGAAGAAGTCTCTCGAAAAAGACGGCGTGCGCTTCCGCCTCGGAATTCGGAATATGCGCTGTTCCAATACAGCCGGGCAGAAAGTCGTGCACTGTGAGATTGGCACGCATCAGGTCGAAGACTATTTCGACCAGGTTCTCGTCGGAGTCGGCCGTGTGCCCAATGTAGAGGGTATGAATCTCTATGCCGTACATGTGGAATATGACCGCGACGGCATTCACGTCAACGACCGATTGCGCACGACAAATCCACACATCTACGCATGCGGGGACGTGGCGAGCCGTTTTAAATACACGCATGCCGCCGACGCGCTGGCCCGCATTGTCATCGGCAACGCGCTGTTTTTCGGTTCGCACCGCGCGAGTCAATTGAACATTCCGTGGGCACTCTATACCGACCCGGAAGTCGCCCACGTCGGCGTCTATGATCATTCCGATGACCGGCATCACCTCGCGACCATCAAACTTGAGTTTGCGCATCTCGATCGCGCAATACTTGACGATGCGGACGACGGCTTCATCAAAATCACGCATGACAAACGCGGACAAATCAAAGGCGCCACCATCGTCGCGCCGCATGCAGGCGAACTGATCGGCGAAGTGGTCGTCGCTATGAATCACAATGTATCACTCAGCGGGTTGGCGTCTGATATTCATCCGTATCCCACACAATCCGAAATGCTTAAGAAGTGCGGAGATCTCTTCAGGCGAACCATGCTCACACCGTCGGTCTCCAGACTCCTGAGCAATATCCTGAAGTGGCGCCGTTAAGCGAGAATGTTAACCGCAAGCTCACAAAGGCCGCTTATCTGCGGCCTTCTTATTCCGCCAGTCTTGCCTCCCTGCAAATGTAATAATGTCAAGATACGGTTAGGATGTCCTCGAAGGGTCTGGTTCTTCAGGGCTTGGAAAGGCGGGTCAGCAACGGTGAACATCCGACTTGCCTTGTCAATGCAAGTTGCTATAGCTATATTAAGTCGACTTGCTATGCTACTCTAAGATATTGGAGGTATTATGAATCGTTTCTGGATGATTTTTTCGGCCCTTATCGTGGCCGCGACAATGGCTTTCGCACAAGTTCCCGGCTCAGTCGTCATCACCGAAGTCATGTACGACGACACCGCCTCGACGGACCTCGAATGGGTGGAACTTCACAACACCACAGGCACCGCGATAGATTTGAGTGACTGGGTGCTTGTGGATGACAGCGTCTATCCTGCCGACGGCGGCGAAGGCGCGATTCAGATTCCCGCCGGCACGTCCATCGCTGCGGGTGCGTATCTTGTGATTTCGCGAGACTTCACGGAGATTCCCGGCGCTGTGCAGTGTACGCAGATAACTGCCAGTTGGATTCTGGGAAACAGCGGAGACAATCTCGCATTGTATACCGCAGCCACCGGCGGGACGTTGATTGACGGCTCATTGACCGTCTTCTTCCCAGACCTTGCCGGAACAAATCTCGGCAACTCGATTGAAAAGTGCGACCCCAACGCACCGTGGACGAGCGATGTCGCCGCATGGCATGAATCGACGAATCAATATGCGACGACCGGCCGCTATCGTCACTGCACACCGGGATTTGCCAATAGCCCCTGTGCCGACTTGATTCCGCCCACCATCAGCTACTGCCTGGCTTTGTCCAACACGGCAGTGGACGTGCTCTTCAGCGAAAATGTCGAACAGTCGTCCGCGGAAAATGTGGACAACTACAGCTTGAATCCCGGCGGGTATACGCCATCGCTTGCCCAGCGCGACCCCGTCAACTTTGCGCTGGTGCATCTGACTTTCGACCTGCTGCCGAATAACAGCTACACCCTGTTTGCCAACGATGTGCTCGACCTGTTTGGCAATCCGGCCATCGATGTCACCTGTGAGTTCACAGTCAACGTGACCGTCGCTCCCGGCGATGTCGTCATCACCGAAATCATGTACGACGACACGGAAACGACTGATGCGGAGTGGGTCGAAATCCACAACACCACGAATAACCCGATAGACATTTCCGGTTGGGTGCTGACGGACGATGACGTCTATCCGGGCAATGGCGGCGAGGGAGTGATAGAAGTTCCCGCCGGCACCATTCTCGCGGCCAACGGCTTCGCAATTCTTTGCCGTGTGGACCTTCCCGAGATTAATGACGAGGTCATCTGCACACCGCTTATCGGTTCGTGGACGCTCGGCAACAACGGTGACAATCTGGCGCTCTTCACTGCGGCTTCCGGCGGCATGCTGGTAGACGGTTCGCTGTCGGTGAATTACCCCGACCTTGCCTTTTCCAATGCGGGCAATTCGATTGAGAAGTGCGACTATACGTCCGGCTACTCGGGCGACCCCGCGGATTGGACTGAAACGAAAGTCCTGTTCGCTTCCAGCGGCCGTTATCGCCATATCACGCCCCATACTCAGGGCTTCTGTTGTCCGGATCCTGCCTTCGGCACAATCGAGTTAATCGTCGCCGGCCCTCCGACGTGGGCCTATCGGCTGGTGCATGTCGCCGGCTGCATTGACAAGGTCATCTTCACGAATTTCTGCACGGGCACAACTGGTTCGGTGGACGGCGAAGTGCTGAATGCCGGCTGGAGCGTGCTCCCCGACGGCGATGGCAATGACGGCGATTCGATTATCTTCGTCGC
Encoded here:
- a CDS encoding TVP38/TMEM64 family protein yields the protein MRSYAKHRWEKWAILVAMIAGLLYVFTAFPVGDWLQEQLEAIRRMGWLGYVWFVTLYVLLTVVWFPASILTLGAGAVFGIFKGTLLTIAGATLGAAASFLIGRYLVRETVVRRIAGNARFKAVDEAVGREGFKIVLLTRLSPVFPFVLLNYLYAITKVRLGDYVIASLIGMIPGTVLYVYLGSLAAMAATRTLPESNVRRIFTIVGLGLTIWVTVYVTRLARRALRDVEGKHA
- a CDS encoding SpoIIE family protein phosphatase, which produces MDQDVKSIGQDSVAQTKWLAIARAAAGTAGLLLLTILAAFMAQEQSALKQYRTAGVLQSEFSAVVTATGDSVRTFSVVKPVDFPSGVYPQAGDTIIWIGAERATPDVWRSYFHRVLPPDTQIVLTVSGPQGVHDFVVRTAVERAASYFMLTLIDVLRFLIALGFIGVGLWAFFAQPNSTPVRIFAWFCFTMTAAMIAGVSVMPTYYASFRIPGLNGARQALGVFALGIPVLWLHLQFVFPRILRFVRRHRGWVYPVIYAPWAVAVIAAALASGKWMDVSLADTIATVSLAPLLVWLILGFVILFRRFRNTSDRIEKRQLRLILWGTGIGIGGFLALILLLNVFSGWFSGNTMRTLGAIVIGFSMLLFTPISYAYAFGRYRLLEVQGRVKRGTRYLLTSSIVLVVFLGLVYVIGEYALSALGVSGRMPTMALALLLAFGISPARRRLQAEVERRFYPERRKLRDKLEQALEGSSSLGSRKAFLEKFSEQVRESLHVEAVQPVLAGENGGGFLCGNARPTPFTHQSDFLTRIVRERRPVFVDEVVASGKTQVLEEELEWLSGNKVAVVLPLMTQQRLAGFLALGYKTDREDYAPEEISILTNLAPQVALASENLRLLEENVEKRRLEEQMQMARRIQEGFLPQVLPDTIGLEIATHNRFSLDVAGDYFDVMSLPDGQTLVAIADVSGKGAGAALLMANLQASLRTTVEVGIPLTKSIAQVNNLIFRNTPPEQYITFVAVRFDPRENELCFVNAGHNPPLLVRADGKVEELPPTGLILGAIPDVQYEKMHVAFNPGDLLVLYTDGVSEAMNDAEEEYGDRRIRELAAKLRHETVARIIDEIEQDVERFCGRVPMEDDSTMVVVKRI
- a CDS encoding DUF547 domain-containing protein, yielding MSRFVLAVLLAVCANGFAFDHTYADYQAILDRYVQAGEVDYAALKDNRASLDAFIASFADVSFEQYRAFTKSEQLAFLINLYNAAALQLIINHYPLGSIRDIGGFFSSPWNKKFVTLFGHEASLGMIEHDILRADFKEPRIHFAIVGAARGGPLLPSQAYLDHRMSSMLAQAERHFLTERPNENRFENGELRISPIFKWFRDDFGGDDGVRTLFQMYYPEVTKDTRIRYTDYDWSLNSRNNHAGD
- a CDS encoding glycosyltransferase — protein: MPPARAIPHAKPWSDSLSVVIPTLNEAQRLPRLLEILNLETPKPEIIVVDGGSTDGTADFARPWADQVVETEPGRVDS
- a CDS encoding T9SS type A sorting domain-containing protein is translated as MNRFWMIFSALIVAATMAFAQVPGSVVITEVMYDDTASTDLEWVELHNTTGTAIDLSDWVLVDDSVYPADGGEGAIQIPAGTSIAAGAYLVISRDFTEIPGAVQCTQITASWILGNSGDNLALYTAATGGTLIDGSLTVFFPDLAGTNLGNSIEKCDPNAPWTSDVAAWHESTNQYATTGRYRHCTPGFANSPCADLIPPTISYCLALSNTAVDVLFSENVEQSSAENVDNYSLNPGGYTPSLAQRDPVNFALVHLTFDLLPNNSYTLFANDVLDLFGNPAIDVTCEFTVNVTVAPGDVVITEIMYDDTETTDAEWVEIHNTTNNPIDISGWVLTDDDVYPGNGGEGVIEVPAGTILAANGFAILCRVDLPEINDEVICTPLIGSWTLGNNGDNLALFTAASGGMLVDGSLSVNYPDLAFSNAGNSIEKCDYTSGYSGDPADWTETKVLFASSGRYRHITPHTQGFCCPDPAFGTIELIVAGPPTWAYRLVHVAGCIDKVIFTNFCTGTTGSVDGEVLNAGWSVLPDGDGNDGDSIIFVAATPLNAGSLDGFQLNHPWCSDFVNWTAGGNSGTVDGPLPVELNGFSAVAGNGEVLLNWSTASESGLDKFELRRDGLLIAQVDARNNASGASYNYTDGGLVNGQMYSYELSVLSLNGDRDVLAVLSATPNANNSVVTEFALYQNYPNPFNPSTSIRFDLAEASDVTLSVYNISGQLVAELVNGQLNAGAHSVNFDGANLSSGVYLYRLTAGSFAAQSKMVLLK
- a CDS encoding acyltransferase → MILGIVQTDPVFGDIEGNQKQVERLLGDRKADLWVLPELALTGYEARGRSESLELAEELPNGPSAKWLQRLCRERNCHMVMGLIEREGDKVYNSSVFMGPNGEVGRYRKVHLYDKEVTRFDPGDLPFTVFDIGVARVGVMICFDWRFPEVMRTLALRGAQIVAHPSNLVLPNGQAAMVTRCFENNVFAATANRIGTEERDGRSVRFTGRSVIVGTQGELLASAEVTATDVLTVEIDPKLADNKTINPYNDTFKTRRVEFYQI
- a CDS encoding mercuric reductase is translated as MSIPEDKLVWPEDRHNLELLAHVHPAEYPIPHPSGRYNLVVIGGGTAGLVTAAGAAALGAKVALIERNLLGGDCLNVGCVPSKALLRAARAAAEVRDAKRFGINVPSYSVNFADVMERMRKLRARIAAVDSVQTLKEKGVDVYFGEARFLNSSAIEVGGRKLNFARAVIASGARAAMPDIEEIESVEPLTNETLFGLTELPRRLAVIGAGPVGIEMAQAFARFGSVVTVYDLNERILHREDPDAAERVKKSLEKDGVRFRLGIRNMRCSNTAGQKVVHCEIGTHQVEDYFDQVLVGVGRVPNVEGMNLYAVHVEYDRDGIHVNDRLRTTNPHIYACGDVASRFKYTHAADALARIVIGNALFFGSHRASQLNIPWALYTDPEVAHVGVYDHSDDRHHLATIKLEFAHLDRAILDDADDGFIKITHDKRGQIKGATIVAPHAGELIGEVVVAMNHNVSLSGLASDIHPYPTQSEMLKKCGDLFRRTMLTPSVSRLLSNILKWRR
- a CDS encoding glycosyltransferase, translated to MNIGAQLAHGEILWFLHADSKPPVHGVAQILEVLHNRTELLGGAFRLKFDRSTFGLRTIAMGANLRSRLFHMPWGDQGLFVRKAVFLELGGFPDWPIMEDFAFQSKLARRGRTLLLKDTLVTSARRYEKLGTWRAVATNVHTLWSYYRGKSPEEMQAKFRPKPELGDSADE
- the arsS gene encoding arsenosugar biosynthesis radical SAM protein ArsS (Some members of this family are selenoproteins.) — translated: MKSLLAVKHPLADPEQQLRILEEDVSWVRFDHKLAGSDLTSIRAEGIETLQINVGRLCNQTCGHCHVDAGPDRKEIMPREIFLQCLRVLDDTEIKIVDITGGAPELNPDFRWFVQECRTRGLHVIDRCNLTVLLSRRQEDLAEFLAKHEVEIIASLPCYTAEKTDAQRGAGVFEKSIEALRLLNAVGYGKQKELELQLVYNSGGASLPPDQRKLEEKYRWILWNEHGVVFNHLYCITNMPIGRFLDFLLTSGDYDSYMTELVWAFNPAAARKVMCRTQISVDWQGFLYDCDFNQMLGLTVNHGMPKHISQWSRELHRREIVTRNHCYGCTAGAGSSCGGAVAQ
- a CDS encoding TIGR04282 family arsenosugar biosynthesis glycosyltransferase, whose amino-acid sequence is MMSGTNSRHASPRGRGELSTDTLVCLARMPEAGKVKTRIASTDGPERALEIYLKLVACCRKLLDNLPEQIDVEVSFAEPFDFVEAQNYFGTRPFFSQQSEGDLGQRMCVAAIRAFQSGARRVVLVGSDCPALTPEHLSQAFRILEEYPIVLGPAADGGYYLLGMTQIVPELFAELPWSTERLLPETLARLKQAGVQHKLLPVLTDIDTIEDWKRFTTNPSEL